One Podospora pseudopauciseta strain CBS 411.78 chromosome 5 map unlocalized CBS411.78m_5, whole genome shotgun sequence DNA window includes the following coding sequences:
- a CDS encoding uncharacterized protein (COG:O; EggNog:ENOG503PD4E): protein MDTSFYLVTIFIVLWILKRLFTSTTPIPETSGKVYKIANAAEFDALLSSAKHVVVDFYADWCPPCRAIAPHFSELADKHSSDGQLAFAKVNVDHVDNIASRYGVSAMPTFLFFENGAPKGVAVQGMTARPSVPLTGDGLVERVRGADRAALKAVVEVLAGKGGGE, encoded by the exons ATGGACACTTCATTCTATCTGGTCACGATTTTTATCGTACTCTGG ATCCTAAAGCGACTCTTtacatccaccacccccatccctgAAACCTCGGGCAAAGTCTACAAAATAGCCAATGCCGCCGAGTTCGACGCCCTCCTGTCCTCCGCCAAGCATGTGGTAGTAGACTTTTACGCAGACTGGTGTCCGCCTTGTCGCGCCATTGCACCACACTTCTCCGAGCTGGCCGACAAGCACTCTTCAGACGGCCAGCTTGCTTTCGCCAAGGTGAATGTCGACCACGTTGATAACATTGCCTCGCGGTATGGGGTGTCTGCGATGCCGACTTTTTTGTTCTTTGAGAATGGTGCGCCGAAGGGGGTGGCGGTTCAGGGAATGACAGCTCGCCCGTCGGTGCCTTTGACGGGtgatgggttggtggagagggtaCGGGGTGCTGATCGTGCGGCGTTGAAGGCTGTGGTTGAGGTTTTGGCGGggaagggtgggggggagtga
- a CDS encoding uncharacterized protein (CAZy:GH43; EggNog:ENOG503P051; COG:G), translating into MAVSNNNDPTTWTTLNKGDPVLTTSFGMGGIRDPSLIIAPDRSKFWLLATDLKVWGRGWNNGTCYTCNGSKSIHVWESNDLARWTGPMFTTVAPPEAAMAWAPDAIWDPVKKKFLVYFTSKLDGQLVLMKTHTEDFKTFTRAEEFNRLGMDATIALEGETGKYYWFSKHGPDELIQQNVADSPEGPWKTVSERIGADGGMPAGEGPLVFRDNRDPKKWHLWIDDYMRGDGGYVPFTTNDISKGKWTVVKNAKLPKNPRHGYVTPITATERARLVAAYGV; encoded by the exons ATGGCcgtcagcaacaacaacgacccAACCACCTGGACCACCCTCAACAAAGGTGACCCTGTCCTAACCACCTCCTTCGGCATGGGCGGCATCCGCGACCCATCCCTCATCATCGCGCCCGACCGGTCAAAATTTTGGCTCCTCGCCACAGACCTCAAAGTCTGGGGCCGCGGCTGGAACAATGGGACTTGCTACACCTGCAACGGATCGAAGTCTATCCACGTCTGGGAATCGAACGATCTCGCGAGATGGACCGGGCCGATGTTCACGACGGTGGCTCCCCCTGAAGCAGCGATGGCTTGGGCTCCGGACGCGATTTGGGATCCGGTCAAGAAAAAGTTCTTGGTTTATTTCACGAGCAAGTTGGATGGTCAGCTTGTGCTTATGAAGACGCACACGGAGGATTTCAAGACGTTTACACGGGCGGAGGAGTTTAACCGGTTGGGGATGGATGCTACTATTGCTTTGGAAGGGGAGACGGGGAAGTACTACTGGTTTAGTAAGCATGGGCCTGATGAGTTGATTCAGCAGAATGTGGCGGACAGTCCGGAGGGGCCGTGGAAGACGGTTAGCGAAAGGATCGGTGCTGATGGAGGCATGCCGGCCGGGGAGGGACCATTGGTGTTTAGGGATAACAGGGATCCGAAGAAG TGGCATCTGTGGATCGACGACTACATGCGTGGTGACGGCGGCTACGTTCCATTCACAACAAACGATATTTCCAAGGGCAAGTGGACGGTCGTCAAGAACGCAAAGCTGCCAAAGAATCCCAGGCACGGATACGTAACTCCTAT TACCGCGACTGAGCGAGCGAGACTTGTCGCTGCCTATGGTGTATAG
- a CDS encoding uncharacterized protein (COG:L; EggNog:ENOG503NU22) has product MSNLDPAVEAAIWVKVTLFEDGQPAALKGMEVLLTRNPCLHPGDMQNFRVVERPELAHLTDCIVFSSGGRRPGADLMSGGDLDGDSFFVCWDKSVIPSTMSEPAKYPGAREAISFKAITDDDRFVYFAKYNHMSLGRVKKLYFAWARARGPMAPECQELNRLFSQHPTPPGDAPPFILDDLNEAAKQIILNDTAQIHRNVFDGYDHDVLELLLNQDDVAMSEFEFICMTQTWCRRNDARLEDFLDYFDFNVLTDHEKAWVLQKMPPSQEIPALVRNAVTYSSLITEDAARGFQLNHHSIHWKCIYNSSTRDLDKRLTVSIYVPRKIETSQDSLVYDTVRLYAFPHTQGTERQSRMTLPTKMTYRLYCDEGQFQLFEGQRGNTWIFINRSPSDDSSYRAADNKSDMRRQRQATIDSGTNVDFHASIAPDKFSRGLQRHIGRMNWNAVTAAEVYVISNRDVKPMRNLDLWFEHHDTDTTLPLYTIPTLKDVDWGSEPDFTVAIAKDGKLPWMRELTSRKQFEELFSWLLGRDQSPILFKCFDYLLLGISSNEPSRLTRVSSADILRVMLGVLRLAPSLTIAFGRMPSIEAVDEKTEDLVHILEAYAQDALTGFILSANDAMELVVAPLKSYLSRIRVLSMHQFTELVKLISLKVIIPEVAMDILLECFEPEASCLLPGRPAAVNHFVQNLIATALEHIGEASGRSEPRKDLLKLHLLDKDEDGYQVVEVSFRIDSDNSRLDNAAHVRLTAASAPANSLLEKRYSTDALVLQSEPGLDNVLRRYLSLNPTHPPLRISTEIRKVSPDITPYTLDAMAGIELNTLHSRAETTKAKRRVKTAKIVFSTCIGSSLGLLRNEMFDIVIIDEASQQTEGCALVPFVKGCQRAVLVGDHVQLRPSVRPEVVALGGDCSLFERLFTSSRGEGLGRLMLDTQYRMHSSLCDVPSTEFYGERLVTGLRDSERGLEKTGFSWPKGDKRRVWVEFADREEVKGKSKVNKGQAGVCLGVCTLLTTAAYGEKGVSQTVAVLTPYAKQVDLLKRVLGQVMGSGLVEVSSIDAFQGREADVVVFVTVRCNEKREIGFLTDMRRLNVALTRARRGLFVIGNRGTLTNGEDEESAAVWKGLVGVLEVVTLE; this is encoded by the exons ATGTCGAATCTTGATCCCGCAGTCGAGGCTGCTATTTGGG TCAAAGTCACCCTTTTCGAGGATGGCCAACCGGCGGCGCTGAAAGGGatggaggtgttgttgacgaGGAACCCGTGTTTACACCCGGGAGATATGCAAAATTTTAGGGTGGTTGAAAGACCAGAGCTGGCGCATCTGACGGATTGCATTGTCTTTTCTTCGGGGGGCAGAAGACCAGGGGCGGATCTGATGTCTGGGGGTGATTTGGATGGTGATAGTT TCTTCGTCTGCTGGGATAAAAGTGTGATTCCCTCGACCATGTCGGAACCCGCCAAGTATCCAGGTGCCAGAGAAGCGATCAGCTTCAAAGCCATCACTGACGACGACCGGTTTGTTTATTTTGCCAAGTACAACCACATGTCTCTTGGGCGAGTCAAGAAGCTTTACTTCGCCTGGGCTCGTGCTCGGGGGCCCATGGCACCAGAGTGTCAAGAGCTGAACCGGCTTTTCTCTCA GCACCCGACCCCCCCCGGGGATGCGCCACCGTTTATTCTTGATGATTTAAATGAGGCCGCCAAGCAGATCATTCTCAATGACACAGCTCAGATTCATCGCAATGTTTTCGATGGCTATGACCATGACGTTCTGGAGCTGCTCCTCAACCAAGATGACGTCGCCATGTCCGAGTTTGAGTTTATTTGCATGACTCAAACGTGGTGTCGCAGAAACGATGCCCGTCTGGAAGACTTTCTGGACTACTTTGACTTTAATGTCTTGACAGACCATGAGAAGGCATGGGTGTTGCAGAAAATGCCACCCTCACAAGAAATTCCCGCTTTAGTCAGAAACGCGGTGACCTACTCGAGTCTGATTACGGAAGATGCTGCTCGCGGTTTCCAACTCAATCATCACAGCATCCACTGGAAGTGCATTTACAACTCTTCAACAAGAGACC TCGACAAACGTTTGACCGTATCCATCTACGTTCCCCGCAAGATTGAGACATCCCAAGACTCCCTTGTCTATGACACTGTGCGGTTATATGCCTTTCCACACACCCAGGGCACTGAACGGCAGAGCCGTATGACCCTTCCCACCAAGATGACATATCGTCTGTATTGCGACGAGGGACAGTTTCAACTGTTTGAAGGCCAGCGTGGAAACACCTGGATCTTCATCAACCGCAGCCCCTCGGACGACAGTTCCTACAGGGCCGCAGATAACAAAAGCGACATGCGAAGACAACGCCAAGCGACCATCGACTCCGGAACCAATGTTGACTTCCATGCCAGTATCGCCCCCGACAAGTTCAGCAGGGGTCTGCAGCGACATATCGGCAGAATGAACTGGAATGCAGTGACGGCCGCCGAGGTCTACGTTATCAGCAACAGAGACGTCAAGCCAATGAGGAATCTCGACTTGTGGTTTGAGCATCACGACACGGATACAACACTGCCGCT ATACACCATTCCGACCTTGAAGGATGTTGACTGGGGCTCTGAGCCGGACTTTACTGTGGCGATTGCAAAGGATGGAAAGCTGCCTTGGATGAGGGAATTGACGTCGCGGAAGCAGTTTGAGGAATTGTTTTCCTGGTTGCTGGGCAGGGATCAAAGTCCCATTCTCTTCAAGTGCTTTGACTATCTCTTGCTGGGCATTAGTAGCAACGAACCTAGCCGCCTGACAAGAGTCTCGTCGGCGGATATTCTCCGCGTAATGCTTGGTGTCCTGCGCCTGGCGCCATCACTGACTATTGCCTTTGGCAGAATGCCGTCCATCGAGGCTGTTGACGAGAAGACAGAAGATCTGGTACACATTTTGGAAGCATACGCTCAAGACGCCCTCACCGGGTTCATTCTTTCAGCCAACGATGCCATGGAACTCGTTGTCGCGCCCCTCAAGTCATATCTCTCACGTATCAGAGTCTTATCAATGCACCAGTTCACCGAGCTTGTCAAACTTATCTCATTGAAGGTCATAATACCAGAAGTGGCAATGGATATTCTACTCGAGTGTTTCGAGCCCGAAGCATCGTGTCTCCTTCCCGGTCGGCCAGCTGCCGTCAACCACTTTGTCCAAAACTTGATCGCTACAGCGCTAGAACACATCGGAGAAGCATCAGGAAGGTCAGAGCCAAGAAAAGACCTCCTCAAGTTACACCTCCTCGACAAAGACGAAGACGGCTACCAAGTCGTCGAGGTGAGCTTCCGCATCGACTCAGACAATTCCCGGCTCGACAACGCCGCCCACGTCCGTTTAACCGCTGCCTCAGCGCCCGCAAACTCCCTCCTCGAGAAACGTTACTCCACCGACGCCCTCGTCCTCCAATCCGAGCCCGGCC TAGATAACGTTCTCCGGCGGTACCTCTCCCTTaaccccacccacccccccttgcGGATCTCGACCGAAATCCGTAAAGTCTCCCCCGACATCACGCCTTACACCCTCGACGCAATGGCCGGAATCGAactcaacaccctccactCTCGCGCCGagaccaccaaagccaaaagACGTGTGAAGACTGCCAAAATCGTGTTTTCGACTTGTATAGGCTCAAGTTTGGGACTATTAAGGAATGAAATGTTTGATATTGTCATCATAGACGAAGCCTCCCAGCAGACAGAGGGGTGCGCCCTCGTGCCGTTCGTAAAGGGGTGTCAAAGGGCTGTTTTGGTGGGTGATCACGTCCAACTAAGACCGTCGGTGAGGCCAGAGGTTGTGGCTCTGGGGGGTGATTGTTCCCTTTTTGAGAGGCTGTTCACCTCTTccagaggggaggggttaGGGAGGTTGATGCTCGACACGCAATACCGGATGCACAGCTCGTTATGTGACGTCCCTTCTACAGAGTTTTACGGAGAGAGGTTGGTTACCGGATTGAGGGACAgtgagagggggttggaaaAGACGGGATTTTCGTGGCCAAAGGGGGATAAAAGGAGGGTGTGGGTTGAGTTTGCTGAtcgggaggaggtgaaggggaaaagtaaagtaaataaagggCAGGCGGGGGtttgtttgggggtttgtACGCTTTTGACTACTGCTGCTTatggggaaaagggggtcaGCCAAACTGTGGCGGTTTTAACACCGTATGCGAAGCAAGTTGATTTGCTGAAACGGGTGTTGGGTCAGGTTATGGGGTCGgggctggtggaggtgagcAGTATTGATGCTTTtcaggggagggaggcggacgTGGTTGTTTTTGTGACGGTGAGGTGTAatgagaagagggagattgGGTTCTTGACGGAtatgaggaggttgaatgTCGCGCTTACGAGGGCCAGGAGGGGATTGTTTGTGATTGGGAATAGGGGGACGTTGACAAatggggaagatgaggagagTGCTGCTgtgtggaaggggttggtgggggtgttggaaGTGGTGACACTGGAATAG
- a CDS encoding uncharacterized protein (COG:S; EggNog:ENOG503P4G1), whose amino-acid sequence MSQPPNIYIVGAQCTGKMTLVKNLHANFEFNSSHEPPVLITEVARTVLKKHSFTAADPIAYALRYVEGRANQLIQSDERRELRTRMQDAVVVLCEASEEARSWLADDGVRLMPEDVDDLDCHA is encoded by the coding sequence ATgtcccaaccaccaaacatCTACATCGTCGGCGCTCAATGCACAGGCAAAATGACCCTCGTCAAAAACCTCCACGCTAATTTTGAGTTCAACTCCTCCCACGAACCGCCAGTCCTGATCACCGAAGTCGCCCGCACAGTCCTCAAGAAGCACTCCTTCACAGCAGCCGACCCAATCGCCTACGCCTTGCGATATGTAGAAGGACGAGCCAACCAATTGATCCAGTCGGATGAAAGGCGGGAACTGAGAACAAGGATGCAGGACGCGGTTGTGGTTCTCTGTGAAGCTAGCGAAGAAGCGCGGAGCTGGCTTGCGGATGATGGGGTTAGGTTGATGccggaggatgtggatgatTTGGATTGCCATGCATAG